One genomic region from Nymphaea colorata isolate Beijing-Zhang1983 chromosome 12, ASM883128v2, whole genome shotgun sequence encodes:
- the LOC116265664 gene encoding asparagine--tRNA ligase, chloroplastic/mitochondrial gives MTTTMALTLPSAASFYSVCFSSQSATALRYLLRSPGLLNPFLRHQSTIFLPAPSSSPATLLGRFVLRARIAPETRRCFCTSVSTEEAAVTSDPQREIGAGERVRAFRKRLRIVDVKGGPDEGLDRVGQRLSVRGWVRTCRVQSTVTFIEVNDGSCLSNMQCVINSDVQGYDQTISGFVTTGASVWVEGVLVESQGSKQKVELKVEKLDTVGQSDPSFPIQKKKASREYLRTIAHLRPRTNTFGAVMRVRNALAYATHKFFQENGFVWVASPIITASDCEGAGEQFTVTTLIPSSSEGSKSSIIDIPTTKDGLVDWSQDFFGKPAFLTVSGQLNAETYACALSDVYTFGPTFRAENSNTSRHLAEFWMIEPELAFADLNDDMACATSYLQYVVKYILENCKEDMDFFNTWFEKGIISRLSNVVEKDFVQLSYTDAIEILQRTSKKFEFPVKWGCDLQSEHERYITEEAFAGSPVIIRDYPKDIKAFYMRQNDDQKTVAAMDLLVPRVGELIGGSQREERLDFLEGRLAEMKLSKESYWWYLDLRRFGSVPHAGFGLGFERLVQFATGIDNIRDTIPFPRSPGSAEF, from the exons ATGACGACGACGATGGCCCTAACGCTTCCTTCCGCCGCTTCCTTCTACTCCGTCTGCTTCTCCTCCCAGTCCGCTACCGCCCTCCGCTACCTCCTGCGGTCCCCCGGGCTCCTCAACCCCTTTCTTCGACATCAGAGCACGATCTTCCTCCCTGCACCGTCCTCGTCTCCTGCGACTCTTCTTGGTCGTTTCGTTCTTAGGGCGCGGATTGCTCCGGAGACGCGGCGGTGTTTCTGCACCAGCGTCTCCACGGAGGAGGCGGCGGTGACGAGCGATCCGCAGCGGGAAATTGGCGCGGGGGAGCGGGTCAGGGCGTTCCGGAAGCGCCTCCGGATCGTCGATGTGAAGGGCGGGCCGGATGAAGGATTGGATCGGGTGGGACAGCGGCTTTCCGTTCGAGGATGGGTTCGGACGTGCCGGGTGCAGAGTACCGTCACTTTCATTGAG GTCAATGATGGCTCTTGTCTCTCTAACATGCAATGCGTGATCAACTCTGACGTTCAAGGCTATGATCAG ACAATATCTGGCTTTGTCACAACTGGTGCGTCTGTTTGGGTTGAGGGTGTTTTGGTAGAAAGTCAAGGATCAAAGCAGAAGGTGGAGCTAAAGGTTGAGAAGCTTGACACA GTTGGTCAAAGTGATCCATCCTTTCCTATTCAAAAGAAGAAGGCAAGTAGAGAATATCTGAGAACTATTGCCCACCTCCGTCCTCGGACAAACACATTTGGTGCA GTTATGAGAGTGAGAAATGCTTTAGCATATGCAACTCATaaatttttccaagaaaatggCTTTGTCTGGGTTGCCAGCCCAATAATCACTGCTTCAGATTGTGAAGGGGCTGGAGAACAATTCACTGTAACAACCTTG ATTCCTAGCTCGAGTGAAGGTTCAAAGTCATCCATCATTGATATTCCAACAACTAAAGATGGCCTTGTTGATTGGTCACAG GATTTTTTCGGGAAGCCAGCATTCCTCACAGTATCAGGCCAGCTCAATGCAGAAACTTATGCGTGCGCTTTATCTGAT GTGTATACTTTTGGCCCAACATTTAGGGCGGAAAACTCAAATACTTCAAGGCATTTGGCCGAGTTCTGG ATGATTGAACCAGAACTTGCTTTTGCGGACCTGAATGATGATATGGCATGCGCTACTTCCTATCTCCAGTATGTA GTGAAGTACATTCTTGAGAATTGTAAAGAGGACATGGATTTCTTCAATACCTGGTTTGAGAAAGGAATCATCTCCAGATTGAGT AATGTGGTTGAAAAGGATTTTGTGCAGTTGTCATACACTGATGCTATAGAGATACTGCAGAGGACAAGCAAGAAATTTGAGTTCCCG GTAAAATGGGGATGTGATCTACAAAGCGAGCACGAACGCTACATTACTGAAGAGGCTTTTGCAGGGTCTCCTGTCATAATCAGAGACTATCCCAAG GATATAAAGGCCTTTTACATGCGACAAAATGATGACCAGAAAACTGTTGCAGCTATGGATCTTTTGGTTCCTCGG GTCGGGGAGCTCATTGGTGGAAGTCAAAGAGAGGAGCGGCTTGATTTCCTTGAGGGACGTTTGGCTGAGATGAAACTTAGTAAAGAGAGCTATTGGTGGTACCTTGATCTGCGACGTTTTGGTTCAG
- the LOC116265415 gene encoding probable pectinesterase 68 — protein MSATVANVFLLTFLLVLQTQQAVWGFSSNLTSRKKQPWGGPVGHRFITVDCNGYGDFRTVQAAVDSVSENNNKKVLIQIAACYYVEKVVVPKTKPYITFQGEGMGVTVIEWHDRAGDRGPSGRRIHTYNSASVIVLADHFSARNISFKNTAPAPMPGMEGWQAAAFRISGDKAYFSGCGFFGAQDTLCDDAGRHYFKECYIEGSIDFIFGNGRSMYKHCELHSIATKFGSIAAQDRRDPQEKTGFAFVHCRVTGSGPVYVGRAMGQYSRIVFAYTYFDDVVAAEGWDDWDHESSKDKTVFFGVYKCWGPGSTSVRGVSWARELDYDTAHPFLSKSFVNGRHWIAPSDA, from the exons ATGTCTGCAACTGTAGCGAACGTTTTCTTGCTCACCTTCTTGTTGGTGTTGCAGACGCAGCAAGCTGTATGGGGCTTCAGTTCGAACCTCACAAGCAGGAAGAAGCAGCCGTGGGGCGGGCCGGTGGGGCACCGCTTCATCACCGTCGACTGCAACGGGTACGGGGACTTCAGGACCGTCCAGGCGGCGGTGGACTCTGTGAGTgagaacaacaacaagaaagTTCTCATTCAAATCGCTGCTTGCTACTACGT GGAGAAGGTGGTGGTGCCAAAGACGAAGCCGTACATAACGTTCCAAGGGGAGGGGATGGGCGTGACGGTGATCGAATGGCACGACCGCGCCGGCGACCGGGGTCCCTCCGGCCGACGTATTCATACGTACAACTCGGCCTCCGTCATCGTCCTCGCCGACCACTTCTCTGCTAGGAACATTAGCTTCAAG AACACTGCACCAGCTCCCATGCCGGGTATGGAAGGGTGGCAGGCAGCCGCATTTCGGATTTCCGGCGACAAGGCATACTTTTCCGGCTGCGGGTTCTTCGGCGCGCAGGACACGCTCTGCGACGACGCAGGACGGCATTACTTCAAGGAGTGCTACATTGAGGGGTCGATCGACTTCATCTTCGGGAACGGGAGATCCATGTACAAG CACTGCGAGCTTCACTCCATCGCAACCAAGTTCGGGTCGATCGCCGCGCAAGACCGGCGAGACCCACAGGAGAAGACTGGGTTCGCGTTCGTGCACTGCCGAGTCACCGGCTCGGGCCCGGTCTACGTCGGGCGAGCCATGGGCCAGTATTCGAGGATCGTGTTTGCGTATACGTACTTCGACGACGTGGTTGCCGCAGAGGGATGGGATGACTGGGACCATGAGAGCAGCAAGGACAA GACTGTGTTCTTTGGAGTGTACAAATGCTGGGGCCCGGGTTCCACATCGGTCCGTGGCGTGTCATGGGCCCGCGAGCTCGACTACGACACTGCACATCCTTTCCTCTCCAAAAGCTTTGTCAATGGCAGGCACTGGATTGCCCCATCTGATGCCTGA
- the LOC116265792 gene encoding syntaxin-52-like isoform X3, which produces MIVKLQIFDLLMCGTMASAADSWMRELNGASRIADEISAGISERSSFPASGPETQCHLSGLRRKNTILKTRLDMLESLLAKLPTKQPITEKELHRRQDMLANLRSKANQMASTLNMSSFGNRDNLLGPESKASEINRTAGLDNYGIVGLQRQIMREQDEGLGKLEETIVSTKHIALAVNEELTLHTRLIDDLDQHVDSTDSRLQRVQKRLAILNKRTKGGCSC; this is translated from the exons ATGATTGTAAAATTGCAAATTTTTGACTTGCTGATGTGTGGCA CAATGGCTTCTGCTGCAGACTCTTGGATGAGGGAGCTTAATGGAGCATCTAGGATTGCAGATGAGATCAGTGCTGGAATTTCTGAGAGAAGTTCATTCCCTGCATCAGGCCCAGAAACACAATGCCATTTGTCTGGCCTTCGGAGGAAGAACACAATCCTTAAGACCAGACTTGATATGTTGGAGTCCCTTTTGGCGAAGCTTCCTACAAAGCAGCCAAT AACAGAGAAGGAACTTCATCGGCGGCAAGACATGCTTGCAAATCTCAGATCCAAGGCCAACCAAATGGCATCCACATTAAACATGTCAAGCTTCGGCAACAG GGACAACTTGCTTGGGCCAGAAAGTAAAGCCTCTGAGATCAATAGAACTGCTGGCTTGGATAACTATGGTATTGTTGGTCTGCAGCGGCAGATTATGAGAG AACAAGATGAGGGTCTGGGGAAGTTGGAAGAGACGATTGTCAGCACAAAGCATATTGCTTTGGCTGTCAACGAGGAGCTGACTTTGCACACACGGCTGATT GATGACTTGGATCAGCATGTTGATTCAACTGATTCTCGTCTTCAG CGTGTTCAAAAGAGATTAGCAATTCTCAACAAGCGAACAAAGGGAGGATGCTCTT GTTAG
- the LOC116265792 gene encoding syntaxin-52-like isoform X1, with protein MIVKLQIFDLLMCGTMASAADSWMRELNGASRIADEISAGISERSSFPASGPETQCHLSGLRRKNTILKTRLDMLESLLAKLPTKQPITEKELHRRQDMLANLRSKANQMASTLNMSSFGNRDNLLGPESKASEINRTAGLDNYGIVGLQRQIMREQDEGLGKLEETIVSTKHIALAVNEELTLHTRLIDDLDQHVDSTDSRLQRVQKRLAILNKRTKGGCSCMCLLLAVIVIVILAVVVWLLIKYL; from the exons ATGATTGTAAAATTGCAAATTTTTGACTTGCTGATGTGTGGCA CAATGGCTTCTGCTGCAGACTCTTGGATGAGGGAGCTTAATGGAGCATCTAGGATTGCAGATGAGATCAGTGCTGGAATTTCTGAGAGAAGTTCATTCCCTGCATCAGGCCCAGAAACACAATGCCATTTGTCTGGCCTTCGGAGGAAGAACACAATCCTTAAGACCAGACTTGATATGTTGGAGTCCCTTTTGGCGAAGCTTCCTACAAAGCAGCCAAT AACAGAGAAGGAACTTCATCGGCGGCAAGACATGCTTGCAAATCTCAGATCCAAGGCCAACCAAATGGCATCCACATTAAACATGTCAAGCTTCGGCAACAG GGACAACTTGCTTGGGCCAGAAAGTAAAGCCTCTGAGATCAATAGAACTGCTGGCTTGGATAACTATGGTATTGTTGGTCTGCAGCGGCAGATTATGAGAG AACAAGATGAGGGTCTGGGGAAGTTGGAAGAGACGATTGTCAGCACAAAGCATATTGCTTTGGCTGTCAACGAGGAGCTGACTTTGCACACACGGCTGATT GATGACTTGGATCAGCATGTTGATTCAACTGATTCTCGTCTTCAG CGTGTTCAAAAGAGATTAGCAATTCTCAACAAGCGAACAAAGGGAGGATGCTCTTGTATGTGCCTCTTGCTGGCGGTGATAGTCATTGTCATTCTTGCGGTTGTTGTTTGGCTGCTAATCAAGTATCTCTGA
- the LOC116265792 gene encoding syntaxin-52-like isoform X2 produces MASAADSWMRELNGASRIADEISAGISERSSFPASGPETQCHLSGLRRKNTILKTRLDMLESLLAKLPTKQPITEKELHRRQDMLANLRSKANQMASTLNMSSFGNRDNLLGPESKASEINRTAGLDNYGIVGLQRQIMREQDEGLGKLEETIVSTKHIALAVNEELTLHTRLIDDLDQHVDSTDSRLQRVQKRLAILNKRTKGGCSCMCLLLAVIVIVILAVVVWLLIKYL; encoded by the exons ATGGCTTCTGCTGCAGACTCTTGGATGAGGGAGCTTAATGGAGCATCTAGGATTGCAGATGAGATCAGTGCTGGAATTTCTGAGAGAAGTTCATTCCCTGCATCAGGCCCAGAAACACAATGCCATTTGTCTGGCCTTCGGAGGAAGAACACAATCCTTAAGACCAGACTTGATATGTTGGAGTCCCTTTTGGCGAAGCTTCCTACAAAGCAGCCAAT AACAGAGAAGGAACTTCATCGGCGGCAAGACATGCTTGCAAATCTCAGATCCAAGGCCAACCAAATGGCATCCACATTAAACATGTCAAGCTTCGGCAACAG GGACAACTTGCTTGGGCCAGAAAGTAAAGCCTCTGAGATCAATAGAACTGCTGGCTTGGATAACTATGGTATTGTTGGTCTGCAGCGGCAGATTATGAGAG AACAAGATGAGGGTCTGGGGAAGTTGGAAGAGACGATTGTCAGCACAAAGCATATTGCTTTGGCTGTCAACGAGGAGCTGACTTTGCACACACGGCTGATT GATGACTTGGATCAGCATGTTGATTCAACTGATTCTCGTCTTCAG CGTGTTCAAAAGAGATTAGCAATTCTCAACAAGCGAACAAAGGGAGGATGCTCTTGTATGTGCCTCTTGCTGGCGGTGATAGTCATTGTCATTCTTGCGGTTGTTGTTTGGCTGCTAATCAAGTATCTCTGA